A genomic window from Prunus persica cultivar Lovell chromosome G2, Prunus_persica_NCBIv2, whole genome shotgun sequence includes:
- the LOC18769543 gene encoding cationic amino acid transporter 9, chloroplastic isoform X2, whose translation MGGGQRRTTQNQTTSSASSSCWSHFWSSALRTKPLGSPLEVAVRTNSGDGLVRRLGMFDLILLGVGASIGAGIFVVTGTVAHDAGPGVTISFILAGVSCVLNALCYAELACRFPAVVGGAYLYTYTAFNELTAFLVFAQLMLDYHIGAASIARSLASYVVTILELFPIFKENIPDWIGHGGQKFLGGAISINVLAPVLLVLLTVILCRGVGESAAVNSFMTATKVIIVIIVIFAGAFEVDTSNWTPFAPDGFKPILTGATVVFFAYVGFDAVANSAEESKRPQRDLPIGIIGSLLICIALYIGVCLVITGMLPYYLLGEDAPLANAFTSKGLKFVSILISVGAVAGLTTTLLVGLYVQSRLYLGLGRDGLLPSVFARVHPRCHTPIHSQVWVGIVAAALAGLFNVHILSHILSVGSLTGYSVVAACVVALRLKDKASSQVSSSTWREGVICLLIVACGGFSAGLCYRFSVSIVFLVVAVVVAILAMGALCFRQVYADLPGFSCPGVPIVPAACIFFNMFLFAQIHHEAWVRFVILCIITVGIYAFYGQYHVDPSSEETIIYHRASGEERLIVKLHH comes from the exons ATGGGAGGTGGTCAGAGGCGGACGACCCAGAATCAAACTACGTCGTCGGCATCGTCGTCATGCTGGTCGCATTTCTGGTCGTCGGCTTTAAGGACCAAACCCTTGGGCTCTCCATTGGAAGTTGCCGTCCGCACGAACTCCGGCGACGGCCTCGTCCGTCGTCTCGGCATGTTTGACCTCATACTCCTCGGCGTCGGCGCTTCTATAGGCGCCGGCATATTCGTCGTCACCGGCACCGTCGCCCACGACGCTGGCCCTG GAGTGACTATTAGTTTCATTCTTGCTGGAGTTTCTTGTGTGTTAAATGCACTCTGTTACGCTGAGCTAGCTTGTCGCTTTCCTGCCGTTGTTGGTGGAGCATACCTTTACACATACACGGCTTTCAATGAGCTCactgcttttcttgtttttgcacAACTTATGCTCGACTATCATATTGGAGCCGCTAGCATAGCCCGGAGCTTAGCAAGCTATGTAGTTACAATTCTAGAACTATTCCCAATTTTTAAGGAAAACATTCCAGACTGGATTGGACACGGTGGCCAAAAGTTCCTCGGAGGAGCTATATCGATCAATGTATTAGCTCCTGTTCTCCTTGTGCTTCTTACTGTAATCCTTTGTCGGGGTGTAGGAGAATCCGCTGCCGTAAACTCATTTATGACTGCAACAAAG GTTATCATTGTTATTATTGTCATCTTTGCTGGTGCTTTTGAGGTTGATACTTCAAATTGGACCCCTTTTGCCCCAGATGGTTTCAAACCAATATTGACTGGAGCAACAGTTGTATTTTTTGCATATGTTGGATTTGATGCAGTTGCTAATTCAGCTGAAGAATCAAAGAGGCCGCAG CGGGACTTGCCAATAGGAATCATCGGCAGCCTTCTAATATGTATTGCATTGTATATTGGTGTCTGTTTGGTGATCACTGGAATGCTACCTTACTATTTACTTGGGGAAGATGCTCCATTGGCTAATGCTTTTACATCCAAGGGattgaaatttgtttcaatCTTAATCAGTGTAGGTGCTGTTGCTGGACTTACGACTACCCTTCTAGTTGGTCTGTATGTTCAG TCTCGATTATATCTTGGGCTTGGAAGAGATGGTTTACTACCTTCAGTGTTTGCTAGAGTACACCCAAGATGCCACACTCCCATTCATTCTCAGGTCTGGGTTGGTATTGTTGCTGCCGCCTTGGCAGGCTTGTTCAATGTGCATATTCTCTCGCACATTCTTTCAGTTGGGTCATTG ACAGGCTACTCTGTCGTTGCTGCATGTGTTGTTGCTCTTCGTTTGAAAGATAAGGCATCAAGTCAAGTGTCTTCTTCTACCTGGCGGGAAGGTGTCATCTGCCTCTTAATAGTTGCATGTGGTGGTTTTAGTGCTGGACTCTGCTACAGATTCAGtgtttcaattgtttttctgGTGGTAGCTGTAGTTGTGGCAATACTTGCTATGGGTGCTCTTTGTTTCCGCCAA gTTTATGCCGATCTGCCAGGGTTTTCTTGTCCTGGTGTTCCTATTGTCCCAGCCGCatgcatcttcttcaacatgttTCTCTTCGCCCAG ATACACCATGAAGCATGGGTGAGATTTGTCATCCTTTGCATTATTACAGTTGGTATTTATGCATTTTATGGGCAATATCACGTGGATCCGAGTTCAGAGGAGACTATTATTTATCACCGAGCGTCAGGAGAAGAACG ACTAATCGTGAAGCTTCATCACTAA
- the LOC18769543 gene encoding cationic amino acid transporter 9, chloroplastic isoform X1: protein MGGGQRRTTQNQTTSSASSSCWSHFWSSALRTKPLGSPLEVAVRTNSGDGLVRRLGMFDLILLGVGASIGAGIFVVTGTVAHDAGPGVTISFILAGVSCVLNALCYAELACRFPAVVGGAYLYTYTAFNELTAFLVFAQLMLDYHIGAASIARSLASYVVTILELFPIFKENIPDWIGHGGQKFLGGAISINVLAPVLLVLLTVILCRGVGESAAVNSFMTATKVIIVIIVIFAGAFEVDTSNWTPFAPDGFKPILTGATVVFFAYVGFDAVANSAEESKRPQRDLPIGIIGSLLICIALYIGVCLVITGMLPYYLLGEDAPLANAFTSKGLKFVSILISVGAVAGLTTTLLVGLYVQSRLYLGLGRDGLLPSVFARVHPRCHTPIHSQVWVGIVAAALAGLFNVHILSHILSVGSLTGYSVVAACVVALRLKDKASSQVSSSTWREGVICLLIVACGGFSAGLCYRFSVSIVFLVVAVVVAILAMGALCFRQVYADLPGFSCPGVPIVPAACIFFNMFLFAQIHHEAWVRFVILCIITVGIYAFYGQYHVDPSSEETIIYHRASGEERSKATAATTEGTSTESLKPTQA from the exons ATGGGAGGTGGTCAGAGGCGGACGACCCAGAATCAAACTACGTCGTCGGCATCGTCGTCATGCTGGTCGCATTTCTGGTCGTCGGCTTTAAGGACCAAACCCTTGGGCTCTCCATTGGAAGTTGCCGTCCGCACGAACTCCGGCGACGGCCTCGTCCGTCGTCTCGGCATGTTTGACCTCATACTCCTCGGCGTCGGCGCTTCTATAGGCGCCGGCATATTCGTCGTCACCGGCACCGTCGCCCACGACGCTGGCCCTG GAGTGACTATTAGTTTCATTCTTGCTGGAGTTTCTTGTGTGTTAAATGCACTCTGTTACGCTGAGCTAGCTTGTCGCTTTCCTGCCGTTGTTGGTGGAGCATACCTTTACACATACACGGCTTTCAATGAGCTCactgcttttcttgtttttgcacAACTTATGCTCGACTATCATATTGGAGCCGCTAGCATAGCCCGGAGCTTAGCAAGCTATGTAGTTACAATTCTAGAACTATTCCCAATTTTTAAGGAAAACATTCCAGACTGGATTGGACACGGTGGCCAAAAGTTCCTCGGAGGAGCTATATCGATCAATGTATTAGCTCCTGTTCTCCTTGTGCTTCTTACTGTAATCCTTTGTCGGGGTGTAGGAGAATCCGCTGCCGTAAACTCATTTATGACTGCAACAAAG GTTATCATTGTTATTATTGTCATCTTTGCTGGTGCTTTTGAGGTTGATACTTCAAATTGGACCCCTTTTGCCCCAGATGGTTTCAAACCAATATTGACTGGAGCAACAGTTGTATTTTTTGCATATGTTGGATTTGATGCAGTTGCTAATTCAGCTGAAGAATCAAAGAGGCCGCAG CGGGACTTGCCAATAGGAATCATCGGCAGCCTTCTAATATGTATTGCATTGTATATTGGTGTCTGTTTGGTGATCACTGGAATGCTACCTTACTATTTACTTGGGGAAGATGCTCCATTGGCTAATGCTTTTACATCCAAGGGattgaaatttgtttcaatCTTAATCAGTGTAGGTGCTGTTGCTGGACTTACGACTACCCTTCTAGTTGGTCTGTATGTTCAG TCTCGATTATATCTTGGGCTTGGAAGAGATGGTTTACTACCTTCAGTGTTTGCTAGAGTACACCCAAGATGCCACACTCCCATTCATTCTCAGGTCTGGGTTGGTATTGTTGCTGCCGCCTTGGCAGGCTTGTTCAATGTGCATATTCTCTCGCACATTCTTTCAGTTGGGTCATTG ACAGGCTACTCTGTCGTTGCTGCATGTGTTGTTGCTCTTCGTTTGAAAGATAAGGCATCAAGTCAAGTGTCTTCTTCTACCTGGCGGGAAGGTGTCATCTGCCTCTTAATAGTTGCATGTGGTGGTTTTAGTGCTGGACTCTGCTACAGATTCAGtgtttcaattgtttttctgGTGGTAGCTGTAGTTGTGGCAATACTTGCTATGGGTGCTCTTTGTTTCCGCCAA gTTTATGCCGATCTGCCAGGGTTTTCTTGTCCTGGTGTTCCTATTGTCCCAGCCGCatgcatcttcttcaacatgttTCTCTTCGCCCAG ATACACCATGAAGCATGGGTGAGATTTGTCATCCTTTGCATTATTACAGTTGGTATTTATGCATTTTATGGGCAATATCACGTGGATCCGAGTTCAGAGGAGACTATTATTTATCACCGAGCGTCAGGAGAAGAACG GTCTAAAGCTACTGCAGCAACAACGGAAGGGACCTCGACTGAAAGTCTAAAGCCTACTCAAGCTTAG
- the LOC18770003 gene encoding homeobox-leucine zipper protein HAT3: MGEKDDGLGLGLSLSLGCKPNENESSLRLNLMEKPSQPMQNHQHRTSWNEIFQFPDRNPDARSCLRGIDVNQAADFEEENGVSSPNSTVSSLSGKRSEREPIGDENEAERTSCSHGSDDEDGNGGDLSRKKLRLTKEQSLLLEDTFKEHNTLNPRQKQALAKQLNLRPRQVEVWFQNRRARTKLKQTEVDCELLKRCCEKLTEDNRRLQKEVQELRALKLSPQLYMQMSPPTTLTMCPSCERVAVSSLSSSAAAAASSTSPANGQTCQSGPPNVQRPIPISPWATLPIQRRPLDASAPKS; the protein is encoded by the exons atgggtGAGAAAGATGATGGGTTGGGGTTAGGGTTGAGTTTGAGCTTGGGATGTAAACCCAATGAGAATGAGTCTTCGTTGCGCTTGAATCTCATGGAGAAGCCTTCACAGCCCATGCAAAATCATCAACACAGAACTTCCTGGAATGAAATCTTTCAATTTCCTG ATCGAAACCCAGATGCCAGGTCGTGTCTGAGAGGAATCGACGTGAACCAAGCTGCGGATTTTGAAGAGGAAAACGGGGTTTCGTCGCCTAACAGCACGGTGTCGAGCCTGAGCGGGAAGAGGAGCGAGAGAGAGCCCATTGGCGATGAGAATGAGGCTGAGAGGACCTCGTGCTCCCATGGAAGTGACGATGAAGATGGCAATGGTGGCGACCTGTCGAGGAAGAAGCTCAGGCTAACAAAGGAGCAGTCTTTGCTGCTTGAAGACACGTTCAAGGAGCACAACACTCTGAATCCG AGGCAAAAGCAGGCGTTGGCAAAGCAGCTGAACCTAAGACCAAGACAAGTGGAGGTTTGGTTTCAGAACAGGAGGGCAAG GACTAAGTTAAAGCAAACAGAGGTGGATTGTGAGTTGCTAAAGAGATGCTGTGAGAAACTAACAGAAGACAACAGGAGGTTGCAGAAGGAAGTGCAAGAGCTTAGAGCACTCAAGCTTTCACCACAGCTCTACATGCAAATGAGCCCTCCCACAACCCTCACCATGTGCCCTTCATGCGAGCGTGTGGCCGTCTCGTCCTTGTCATCTTCTGCTGCTGCCGCTGCTTCCTCCACATCTCCTGCAAATGGCCAAACCTGCCAAAGTGGTCCGCCCAACGTCCAGCGGCCCATCCCGATCAGCCCATGGGCTACATTGCCGATCCAACGCCGACCACTTGATGCATCCGCACCCAAGTCGTAA
- the LOC18769078 gene encoding peptidyl-prolyl cis-trans isomerase FKBP20-2, chloroplastic isoform X1 has protein sequence MLMIPSSFKPSSLLRIHLIQNKQIIQCCSSHDLRHDRSGAKSGGMSRYEENVNRRLLLFLSVTTSLFPTLSSSGKTKSKSQFDERRLLEQNKRIQKENNAPEDFPSFIREGFQVQVVTPENYTKCDSGLIYRDFVVGEGDFPQADTLQVMFHYVGYNESGRRIDSSYTQGSPARIRMGTNALVPGFEEGIRDMKPGGKRRIIIPPELGPPVGPSTFFSSKQFEVFDVELLSIQNCRRRTVLAFYSDFVCE, from the exons ATGCTGATGATTCCCTCATCTTTTAAACCct CTTCCCTACTAAGGATTCATTTGATTCAGAATAAGCAAATAATACAATGCTGCTCAAGTCACGACTTGAGACATGACAG GTCCGGGGCAAAGAGTGGCGGCATGTCTCGTTATGAAGAGAATGTGAATCGTAGGCTTCTCCTATTTCTTTCAGTCACAACTAGCTTGTTTCCAACTTTATCTTCTTCTGGAAAGACAAAGAGTAAAAGTCAATTTGACGAAAGACGCTTACTTGAACAAAACAAGCGGatacagaaagaaaataatgcacCCGAAGACTTTCCAAGTTTCATTAGAGAAG GTTTTCAGGTTCAGGTAGTAACGCCAGAGAACTACACAAAATGTGACTCAGGGCTTATATATCGTGATTTTGTAGTTGGTGAAGGTGATTTCCCACAGGCTG ATACTTTGCAGGTGATGTTCCACTATGTTGGCTACAATGAGTCAGGCCGTCGTATTGACAGCAGCTACACACAGGGTTCTCCTGCCAGAATCCGCATGGGCACTAATGCATTAGTCCCAG GATTTGAAGAAGGAATTCGTGACATGAAACCTGGGgggaaaagaagaataatCATTCCACCAGAACTTGGACCCCCG GTAGGACCTTCTACATTTTTCAGCTCCAAACAGTTCGAAGTGTTTGATGTGGAACTGCTAAGCATTCAAAACTGCAGAAGGAGGACTGTCCTGGCTTTTTACTCTGATTTTGTATGCGAATAA
- the LOC18769078 gene encoding peptidyl-prolyl cis-trans isomerase FKBP20-2, chloroplastic isoform X3, whose protein sequence is MLMIPSSFKPSSLLRIHLIQNKQIIQCCSSHDLRHDRSGAKSGGMSRYEENVNRRLLLFLSVTTSLFPTLSSSGKTKSKSQFDERRLLEQNKRIQKENNAPEDFPSFIREGFQVQVVTPENYTKCDSGLIYRDFVVGEDTLQVMFHYVGYNESGRRIDSSYTQGSPARIRMGTNALVPGFEEGIRDMKPGGKRRIIIPPELGPPVGPSTFFSSKQFEVFDVELLSIQNCRRRTVLAFYSDFVCE, encoded by the exons ATGCTGATGATTCCCTCATCTTTTAAACCct CTTCCCTACTAAGGATTCATTTGATTCAGAATAAGCAAATAATACAATGCTGCTCAAGTCACGACTTGAGACATGACAG GTCCGGGGCAAAGAGTGGCGGCATGTCTCGTTATGAAGAGAATGTGAATCGTAGGCTTCTCCTATTTCTTTCAGTCACAACTAGCTTGTTTCCAACTTTATCTTCTTCTGGAAAGACAAAGAGTAAAAGTCAATTTGACGAAAGACGCTTACTTGAACAAAACAAGCGGatacagaaagaaaataatgcacCCGAAGACTTTCCAAGTTTCATTAGAGAAG GTTTTCAGGTTCAGGTAGTAACGCCAGAGAACTACACAAAATGTGACTCAGGGCTTATATATCGTGATTTTGTAGTTGGTGAAG ATACTTTGCAGGTGATGTTCCACTATGTTGGCTACAATGAGTCAGGCCGTCGTATTGACAGCAGCTACACACAGGGTTCTCCTGCCAGAATCCGCATGGGCACTAATGCATTAGTCCCAG GATTTGAAGAAGGAATTCGTGACATGAAACCTGGGgggaaaagaagaataatCATTCCACCAGAACTTGGACCCCCG GTAGGACCTTCTACATTTTTCAGCTCCAAACAGTTCGAAGTGTTTGATGTGGAACTGCTAAGCATTCAAAACTGCAGAAGGAGGACTGTCCTGGCTTTTTACTCTGATTTTGTATGCGAATAA
- the LOC18770171 gene encoding actin-related protein 2/3 complex subunit 5A, with amino-acid sequence MAGTEEFVEADNAEAIITRIEQKSRKIESLLKQYKPVEALKTALEGSPPNTRDERCKSANWIMVHRAIMAIKDVDGMFSSLDPEYYDILMKYLYRGLSTGDRPTCDQCLRIHEKLTERAGLGCILRSLADTVNTV; translated from the exons ATGGCAGGAACAGAGGAATTTGTGGAAGCAGATAATGCAGAAGCCATAATCACCAGAATCGAACAAAAATCTCGAAAGATCGAAAGCTTACTCAAACA ATACAAACCAGTCGAAGCTCTAAAAACTGCTCTTGAAGGCTCACCTCCCAACACCCGAGACGAACGCTGCAAG TCTGCAAATTGGATAATGGTGCATAGAGCTATTATGGCTATAAAAGATGTTGATggaatgttttcttctttggatCCTGAGTACTATGATATTCTCATGAA GTACTTGTATAGAGGCTTGTCTACTGGAGATCGGCCCACATGCGACCAGTGCCTTCGGATTCATGAAAAACTGACAGAGAGAGCTGGTTTGGGATGCATACTGCGGTCCCTTGCGGACACTGTCAATACAGTTTGA
- the LOC18769783 gene encoding uncharacterized protein LOC18769783: protein MEDPSPYRKPHFPYSELNSAIHPNPIKQGKSYTMHFLFKALFFALVIMIIPLFPSQAPDFINHTILTKFWELIHLVFIGIAVSYGLFSRRNVERGFENPSNLGSSESYMPRIFPVSSNFDDGYENPCGSDEKRVVGLGSWNSQYFVGNPVTVSSHESTGFDAQCKPSLPVHERGSENSYGYKENNLTQAWSSQYFHGEPMVFVAQPNYGFDEWGKPRSIVDSEPLGLPIRSLKSRVIDQDSSEFVTGSESGSSSNFSPNSSDKSRNGKFGDLGPLNLEEEFNEATAAPFPVHRGSSSGRMEMGKRVGSSSRPSHFRPLSVDETQFESMKTRSFRSTLSFSSESSQTSSMSSSPKEESFARSISSEALNSKMNNLKKRKSSQGSSPSGLPSSPPKPITEKVSMSTLHSRGYSIGSFHEEDLRRSSENYFKGLSGSGSEEDQLGNKELGPASLRSDVKPASLTKASLRGRSVRTIRPSRLTTDDKVEKMCDNGGAISMRKDIIQNGGTDKKFFDNVTGKLDLGNSLHMPKPTIPKYQKKEMQEFHGNVVAEESEDDSESEAENFLVSSEDEDADPPAAAAATCNSVNVAGPDSEVDKKAGEFIAKFREQIRLQKVASLDRSKGLGTSGNCFR from the coding sequence ATGGAGGACCCAAGCCCTTACAGAAAACCCCATTTCCCATATTCAGAGCTAAACTCAGCAATTCATCCAAACCCCATTAAACAAGGTAAGTCCTACACGATGCACTTTCTCTTTAAAGCTCTCTTCTTTGCCCTTGTTATTATGATTATACCACTATTTCCTTCACAAGCTCCTGACTTTATCAACCACACCATACTCACCAAGTTCTGGGAGCTTATTCACCTTGTTTTCATTGGCATTGCTGTGTCCTATGGCTTGTTTAGCAGAAGAAATGTTGAAAGGGGATTTGAGAATCCCTCAAATCTTGGTAGTTCAGAGTCTTATATGCCAAGAATTTTTCCTGTTTCATCAAATTTTGATGATGGATATGAAAACCCATGTGGGTCTGATGAGAAAAGAGTGGTTGGGCTTGGGAGTTGGAATTCTCAGTATTTTGTAGGTAACCCTGTTACTGTATCTTCTCATGAAAGCACTGGTTTTGATGCCCAGTGCAAACCCAGTTTGCCAGTTCATGAACGTGGTTCTGAAAATTCATATGGGTACAAGGAGAATAATCTAACTCAAGCTTGGAGTTCTCAGTACTTTCATGGTGAACCAATGGTGTTTGTAGCTCAACCAAATTATGGTTTTGATGAATGGGGTAAACCCAGATCAATTGTTGATTCTGAGCCATTAGGGTTGCCTATTCGGAGCTTGAAATCAAGGGTAATAGACCAGGATAGTTCTGAATTTGTGACTGGGAGTGAGTCTGGTTCAAGTTCTAATTTTTCACCTAATAGTTCTGATAAGAGTAGAAATGGGAAATTTGGTGATTTGGGTCCTCTAAATTTGGAAGAGGAATTCAATGAAGCCACTGCAGCACCTTTCCCAGTTCATAGGGGTTCGAGTTCGGGAAGGATGGAAATGGGGAAAAGGGTAGGTAGTAGTAGTCGTCCTTCACATTTTAGGCCACTGTCAGTTGATGAAACTCAGTTTGAATCAATGAAAACTCGGTCCTTCCGGTCCACATTGTCTTTCTCTTCCGAGTCTTCTCAAACTAGTTCCATGTCTTCTTCACCAAAAGAGGAGTCTTTTGCGCGCTCTATATCTTCAGAGGCTCTGAACTCAAAAATGAAtaatttgaagaaaaggaagagttCTCAAGGGTCTTCTCCTTCAGGCTTACCCTCATCACCACCAAAACCAATTACTGAAAAAGTTTCAATGAGTACACTGCATTCTCGGGGCTATAGCATTGGTTCTTTCCATGAGGAGGACTTGAGGAGAAGCTCAGAAAATTACTTCAAGGGCTTGAGTGGAAGTGGAAGTGAAGAGGATCAATTGGGTAACAAAGAGTTAGGGCCAGCTTCTTTGAGATCAGATGTGAAACCTGCAAGCCTCACTAAAGCTTCATTAAGGGGAAGATCAGTTAGAACAATCAGACCAAGTAGACTGACCACTGATGACAAGGTTGAAAAGATGTGTGATAATGGTGGAGCTATATCTATGAGGAAAGATATAATTCAAAATGGAGGAACCGACAAGAAGTTTTTTGACAATGTAACTGGTAAGCTAGATCTTGGCAATTCCTTGCACATGCCAAAGCCAACAATTCCCAAGTATCAGAAGAAAGAGATGCAAGAATTTCATGGCAATGTTGTTGCCGAAGAGTCTGAAGACGACTCGGAAAGTGAGGCCGAAAACTTTCTAGTAAGttcagaagatgaagatgctGATcctcctgctgctgctgctgctacaTGTAACTCTGTCAATGTTGCAGGACCAGACTCTGAGGTTGATAAGAAGGCCGGTGAGTTTATAGCCAAATTTCGAGAGCAGATAAGGCTTCAAAAAGTAGCATCACTTGACAGGTCAAAAGGGCTAGGCACGAGTGGTAATTGCTTTAGGTGA
- the LOC18769078 gene encoding peptidyl-prolyl cis-trans isomerase FKBP20-2, chloroplastic isoform X4, translating to MSRYEENVNRRLLLFLSVTTSLFPTLSSSGKTKSKSQFDERRLLEQNKRIQKENNAPEDFPSFIREGFQVQVVTPENYTKCDSGLIYRDFVVGEGDFPQADTLQVMFHYVGYNESGRRIDSSYTQGSPARIRMGTNALVPGFEEGIRDMKPGGKRRIIIPPELGPPVGPSTFFSSKQFEVFDVELLSIQNCRRRTVLAFYSDFVCE from the exons ATGTCTCGTTATGAAGAGAATGTGAATCGTAGGCTTCTCCTATTTCTTTCAGTCACAACTAGCTTGTTTCCAACTTTATCTTCTTCTGGAAAGACAAAGAGTAAAAGTCAATTTGACGAAAGACGCTTACTTGAACAAAACAAGCGGatacagaaagaaaataatgcacCCGAAGACTTTCCAAGTTTCATTAGAGAAG GTTTTCAGGTTCAGGTAGTAACGCCAGAGAACTACACAAAATGTGACTCAGGGCTTATATATCGTGATTTTGTAGTTGGTGAAGGTGATTTCCCACAGGCTG ATACTTTGCAGGTGATGTTCCACTATGTTGGCTACAATGAGTCAGGCCGTCGTATTGACAGCAGCTACACACAGGGTTCTCCTGCCAGAATCCGCATGGGCACTAATGCATTAGTCCCAG GATTTGAAGAAGGAATTCGTGACATGAAACCTGGGgggaaaagaagaataatCATTCCACCAGAACTTGGACCCCCG GTAGGACCTTCTACATTTTTCAGCTCCAAACAGTTCGAAGTGTTTGATGTGGAACTGCTAAGCATTCAAAACTGCAGAAGGAGGACTGTCCTGGCTTTTTACTCTGATTTTGTATGCGAATAA
- the LOC18769078 gene encoding peptidyl-prolyl cis-trans isomerase FKBP20-2, chloroplastic isoform X2 — translation MLMIPSSFKPSSLLRIHLIQNKQIIQCCSSHDLRHDRSGAKSGGMSRYEENVNRRLLLFLSVTTSLFPTLSSSGKTKSKSQFDERRLLEQNKRIQKENNAPEDFPSFIREGFQVQVVTPENYTKCDSGLIYRDFVVGEGDFPQAGQQVMFHYVGYNESGRRIDSSYTQGSPARIRMGTNALVPGFEEGIRDMKPGGKRRIIIPPELGPPVGPSTFFSSKQFEVFDVELLSIQNCRRRTVLAFYSDFVCE, via the exons ATGCTGATGATTCCCTCATCTTTTAAACCct CTTCCCTACTAAGGATTCATTTGATTCAGAATAAGCAAATAATACAATGCTGCTCAAGTCACGACTTGAGACATGACAG GTCCGGGGCAAAGAGTGGCGGCATGTCTCGTTATGAAGAGAATGTGAATCGTAGGCTTCTCCTATTTCTTTCAGTCACAACTAGCTTGTTTCCAACTTTATCTTCTTCTGGAAAGACAAAGAGTAAAAGTCAATTTGACGAAAGACGCTTACTTGAACAAAACAAGCGGatacagaaagaaaataatgcacCCGAAGACTTTCCAAGTTTCATTAGAGAAG GTTTTCAGGTTCAGGTAGTAACGCCAGAGAACTACACAAAATGTGACTCAGGGCTTATATATCGTGATTTTGTAGTTGGTGAAGGTGATTTCCCACAGGCTGGTCAGCag GTGATGTTCCACTATGTTGGCTACAATGAGTCAGGCCGTCGTATTGACAGCAGCTACACACAGGGTTCTCCTGCCAGAATCCGCATGGGCACTAATGCATTAGTCCCAG GATTTGAAGAAGGAATTCGTGACATGAAACCTGGGgggaaaagaagaataatCATTCCACCAGAACTTGGACCCCCG GTAGGACCTTCTACATTTTTCAGCTCCAAACAGTTCGAAGTGTTTGATGTGGAACTGCTAAGCATTCAAAACTGCAGAAGGAGGACTGTCCTGGCTTTTTACTCTGATTTTGTATGCGAATAA